A genomic segment from Candidatus Woesearchaeota archaeon encodes:
- the fliI gene encoding EscN/YscN/HrcN family type III secretion system ATPase (involved in type III protein export during flagellum assembly), protein PPSAFAMLPRLLERTGNSDKGSITARYTVLVAGGDMEEPISDEVRGILDGHIILNRALGAKNHWPAIDILPSLSRVMKGLETLEKRHLEAANKLRQVLAAYKKNEDLILLGAYTPGSDPETDYAIEKIDECNAFLKQGLYETPTWEETVDHLCSIFGL, encoded by the coding sequence CCCCCCCTCCGCCTTCGCCATGCTCCCCCGACTGCTCGAACGCACCGGAAACTCCGACAAAGGCTCCATCACTGCACGCTACACCGTCCTCGTCGCCGGCGGCGACATGGAAGAACCCATCTCCGACGAAGTCCGCGGCATCCTCGACGGACACATCATCCTCAACCGTGCCCTCGGTGCCAAAAACCACTGGCCCGCCATCGATATCCTCCCCTCCCTCAGCCGCGTCATGAAAGGCCTCGAAACCCTCGAAAAACGACACCTCGAAGCCGCCAACAAACTCCGACAAGTCCTCGCCGCATACAAAAAGAATGAAGACCTCATCCTGCTCGGTGCATACACCCCTGGCAGCGACCCAGAAACTGACTATGCCATCGAAAAAATTGATGAATGCAACGCATTCCTCAAACAAGGACTGTACGAAACCCCCACCTGGGAAGAGA